The following proteins come from a genomic window of Corynebacterium hansenii:
- the nusB gene encoding transcription antitermination factor NusB codes for MSEKNSGKDSGKEINYKRRGARYRARRRAVDLLFEAEQRGVDPEKLIDERLVLARDEQSGVAPIAEYTEEIVRGVALEIDGIDSTIASYLSPEWPMRRLPAVDRAILRVGTWELFHNPDVPPRVAVVEGVELASEYSTDVAPPYINAVLDAEADIAGQARMAAAAVRVSSAPADAAPIVPGTPTMPEPGVEVVEAGPADATDAADDAGAGPSSSAETGEAKAD; via the coding sequence ATGAGCGAAAAGAATTCCGGCAAGGATTCCGGCAAGGAAATCAACTACAAGCGCCGCGGCGCGCGCTACCGTGCCCGCCGCCGCGCGGTGGACCTGCTGTTCGAGGCCGAGCAGCGCGGCGTCGACCCGGAGAAGCTGATCGACGAGCGCCTGGTGCTCGCCCGCGACGAGCAGTCGGGCGTCGCCCCCATCGCCGAGTACACCGAGGAGATCGTCCGCGGCGTGGCGCTGGAGATCGACGGCATCGACTCGACGATCGCCTCCTACCTCTCACCGGAGTGGCCGATGCGCCGCCTGCCGGCCGTCGACCGCGCGATCCTGCGCGTGGGCACGTGGGAGCTGTTCCACAACCCCGACGTGCCGCCGCGCGTGGCCGTCGTCGAGGGCGTGGAACTGGCCAGCGAGTACTCCACCGACGTCGCGCCGCCGTACATCAACGCGGTGCTCGACGCGGAGGCCGACATCGCCGGCCAGGCCCGCATGGCCGCCGCCGCGGTGCGGGTGTCCTCCGCCCCGGCGGATGCCGCGCCCATCGTGCCCGGCACGCCGACGATGCCGGAACCCGGCGTCGAGGTCGTCGAGGCCGGCCCGGCCGATGCCACGGACGCGGCGGACGATGCCGGCGCGGGGCCGTCGTCAAGCGCGGAAACGGGCGAGGCGAAGGCCGACTAG
- the efp gene encoding elongation factor P yields the protein MASTSDFKNGLVLKIDNKLQQIVEFQHVKPGKGPAFVRTKLKDVVSGKTTDKTFNAGVKVETATVDRRDMTYLYRDGEDYVLMDEKTYDQINLAPHLMGDAARFLLENTSVQVSFHEGEPLFAELPVSVDLTVQQTDPGLQGDRSTGGTKPATLETGAEVQVPLFIETGDVLKIDTRDGSYLSRVNN from the coding sequence GTGGCATCCACCTCCGACTTCAAGAACGGCCTCGTGCTGAAGATCGACAACAAGCTGCAGCAGATCGTCGAGTTCCAGCACGTCAAGCCCGGCAAGGGCCCCGCGTTCGTGCGCACGAAGCTCAAGGACGTCGTCTCCGGCAAGACCACCGACAAGACGTTCAACGCCGGCGTCAAGGTCGAGACCGCGACCGTCGACCGCCGCGACATGACCTACCTGTACCGCGACGGCGAGGACTACGTCCTCATGGACGAGAAGACCTACGACCAGATCAACCTGGCCCCGCACCTGATGGGCGACGCCGCCCGCTTCCTGCTGGAGAACACCTCGGTGCAGGTGTCCTTCCACGAGGGCGAGCCGCTGTTCGCCGAGCTGCCCGTCTCCGTCGACCTGACCGTCCAGCAGACCGACCCGGGCCTGCAGGGCGACCGCTCCACCGGCGGCACCAAGCCCGCCACCCTGGAGACGGGCGCCGAGGTGCAGGTCCCGCTGTTCATCGAGACCGGTGACGTCCTGAAGATCGACACCCGCGACGGCTCCTACCTGTCGCGCGTGAACAACTAG
- a CDS encoding shikimate kinase: MATPRVVLVGPPGAGKSTIGRRLSRALHAPLTDTDHLIEEREGDTCGNVFTSLGEPRFREIEEEVIAEALQRPGIVSLGGGAVLSEATRNLLADHDVVYLEVSVDEGVRRTSGETGRPVLSADDPAEHYRRLYEYRRPFYEEVASFKARSDSRSPQRVVAEILGYLDSADGDDERD; encoded by the coding sequence ATGGCAACTCCCCGCGTAGTTCTGGTTGGCCCGCCCGGCGCCGGCAAGTCGACGATCGGCCGCCGCCTGTCCCGGGCCCTGCATGCGCCGCTGACCGACACCGACCACCTCATCGAGGAGCGGGAGGGCGACACCTGCGGCAACGTGTTCACGTCCCTGGGCGAGCCGCGCTTCCGCGAGATCGAGGAAGAGGTGATCGCCGAGGCGCTGCAGCGCCCGGGCATCGTCTCGCTCGGCGGCGGCGCGGTGCTCTCCGAGGCCACGCGCAACCTGCTGGCCGACCATGACGTCGTCTACCTGGAGGTCAGCGTCGACGAGGGCGTGCGCCGCACGTCCGGCGAAACCGGCCGTCCCGTCCTCTCCGCCGACGACCCCGCCGAGCACTACCGCAGGCTGTACGAGTACCGCCGCCCGTTCTACGAGGAAGTGGCCAGCTTCAAGGCGCGCTCCGATTCCCGTTCGCCGCAGCGCGTGGTCGCCGAGATCCTCGGCTACCTCGATTCCGCGGACGGCGACGACGAACGGGACTGA
- the aroB gene encoding 3-dehydroquinate synthase — MTTIPVNGPAPYEVRIGSGLVPQIADAAGEAANVCVIHQGSVAPAANRIVEALSAKGVSAFALEIADAEAGKTLESAGRCWDVLGERGLGRADAIVAVGGGAATDLGGYVAAAWMRGIKVYQVPTTLLAMVDAAVGGKTGINTAAGKNLVGAFHEPSGVFVDLDFLRTLPMAEVVAGSAEIIKAGFISDTAILDLYESDPAACLDVDGALPELIERAIKVKAHVVSEDLKEAGLRETLNYGHTFGHAVERHEDYRWRHGHAVAVGMVYVAELARIAGLIDAGLVERHRRILESIGLPTTYAGDRFDELFAGMTRDKKNRRGTLRFVALTAPGETTRLEGPPEEQLREAYAALVANGAPADEESAR, encoded by the coding sequence GTGACCACCATCCCCGTCAACGGACCCGCCCCCTACGAAGTGCGGATCGGTTCCGGACTCGTGCCGCAGATCGCCGACGCCGCCGGCGAGGCCGCCAACGTCTGCGTGATCCACCAGGGCAGCGTCGCCCCGGCCGCCAACCGCATCGTGGAGGCGCTGTCCGCCAAGGGGGTCTCGGCCTTCGCCCTGGAGATCGCCGACGCCGAAGCGGGCAAGACGCTGGAGTCCGCCGGGCGCTGCTGGGACGTGCTGGGCGAGCGGGGCCTGGGCCGAGCCGACGCGATCGTCGCCGTGGGCGGCGGCGCCGCGACCGACCTGGGCGGGTACGTCGCGGCGGCGTGGATGCGCGGCATCAAGGTCTACCAGGTGCCCACGACGCTGCTGGCCATGGTCGACGCCGCCGTGGGCGGCAAGACCGGCATCAACACCGCGGCGGGCAAGAACCTGGTCGGCGCGTTCCACGAGCCGTCGGGAGTGTTCGTCGACCTCGATTTCCTGCGCACGCTGCCGATGGCGGAAGTCGTCGCGGGTTCGGCGGAGATCATCAAGGCCGGATTCATCTCCGACACGGCGATCCTGGACCTCTACGAGTCCGACCCCGCCGCCTGCCTCGACGTCGACGGCGCGCTGCCGGAGCTCATCGAGCGCGCGATCAAGGTCAAGGCGCACGTGGTCTCCGAGGACCTGAAGGAGGCCGGCCTGCGCGAGACGCTGAACTACGGCCACACCTTCGGCCACGCCGTCGAACGTCACGAGGATTACCGCTGGCGCCACGGCCACGCCGTCGCCGTGGGCATGGTCTACGTCGCCGAGCTGGCGCGCATCGCGGGGCTCATCGACGCCGGACTGGTGGAGCGCCACCGCCGGATCCTCGAGTCGATCGGCCTGCCCACCACGTACGCGGGCGACCGCTTCGACGAGTTGTTCGCCGGCATGACCCGCGACAAGAAGAACCGGCGCGGCACGCTGCGCTTCGTGGCGCTGACGGCGCCGGGGGAGACCACGCGGCTGGAGGGCCCGCCCGAGGAGCAGCTGCGCGAGGCCTACGCGGCGCTCGTCGCGAACGGCGCCCCCGCGGACGAGGAGTCGGCGCGATGA
- a CDS encoding prepilin peptidase gives MGPGDLSGAVFWCAYALWAAWLAWHDLSSRRLPDHLTLSAVPVAALFSLHDAAFAGFLAGAALWSGAYAAVGVAKPGAMGGGDVKLALALGGIAGWSAGIPGTLAAMIAAGLLTAAAGAIARKRAVPHGPSMLVACAGVALGGPMA, from the coding sequence ATGGGGCCGGGGGATCTGTCGGGGGCCGTCTTCTGGTGCGCATACGCACTGTGGGCGGCGTGGCTCGCGTGGCATGACCTGAGTTCGCGGCGGCTTCCGGACCACCTGACTCTGTCGGCCGTGCCGGTGGCCGCGCTTTTTTCGCTTCACGACGCCGCGTTCGCCGGTTTCCTCGCGGGCGCCGCCCTGTGGTCGGGCGCGTACGCGGCCGTGGGCGTCGCAAAGCCGGGGGCCATGGGCGGCGGCGACGTGAAACTCGCCCTGGCGCTCGGCGGCATCGCGGGGTGGTCGGCGGGGATCCCGGGCACGTTGGCGGCGATGATCGCTGCCGGGCTGCTCACGGCGGCGGCCGGTGCGATCGCCCGGAAACGGGCCGTGCCGCACGGCCCGTCGATGCTCGTGGCCTGCGCGGGGGTCGCCCTCGGGGGACCAATGGCGTGA
- the aroC gene encoding chorismate synthase, whose translation MLRWTTAGESHGQALVAMVEGVPADFPVTREDISRQLARRRLGYGRGARMKFEADEVTLLGGVRHGRTLGSPVAIMIGNTEWPKWTTVMSADPVDPSELDGARGATLTRPRPGHADFNGMLKYGHTDARNILERSSARETAARVAAGTVARSILREALGVEIVSHVISIGASEPYVGELPTFADQDAIDESPVRAFSKEAEESMVAEIEAAKKQGDTLGGIVEVVVHGLPIGLGSHISGEERLDAQLASALMGIQSVKGVEIGDGFEEARRRGTQAHDEMVRVEGGAGVDRLTNRAGGLEGGMTNGQPLVVRAAMKPISTVPRALKTVDMESGKAATAIHQRSDVCAVPAGGVVAETMVALTLARAVTEKFGGDSLTELRRNVDGYLAQVADRLDWE comes from the coding sequence ATGCTTCGATGGACCACCGCAGGAGAATCGCACGGGCAGGCGCTCGTCGCCATGGTCGAGGGCGTTCCCGCCGATTTCCCCGTCACCCGGGAGGACATCTCCCGACAGCTCGCGCGGCGCCGCCTCGGCTACGGCCGCGGCGCCCGCATGAAGTTCGAGGCCGACGAGGTCACGCTGCTCGGCGGCGTGCGCCACGGCCGCACCCTGGGCTCGCCCGTGGCCATCATGATCGGCAACACCGAGTGGCCGAAGTGGACCACCGTCATGAGCGCCGACCCGGTCGACCCGTCCGAGCTCGACGGCGCCCGCGGGGCCACGCTGACCCGCCCGCGCCCCGGCCACGCCGACTTCAACGGCATGCTCAAGTACGGCCACACCGACGCCCGCAACATCCTGGAGCGCTCGTCGGCCCGCGAGACCGCCGCCCGCGTCGCCGCCGGCACCGTCGCGCGGTCGATCCTCCGCGAGGCGCTGGGCGTGGAGATCGTCAGCCACGTCATCTCGATCGGCGCCTCCGAGCCGTACGTCGGCGAGCTGCCGACCTTCGCCGACCAGGACGCCATCGACGAGTCGCCGGTGCGCGCGTTCTCCAAGGAGGCCGAGGAGTCGATGGTCGCCGAGATCGAGGCCGCGAAGAAGCAGGGCGACACCCTCGGCGGCATCGTCGAGGTCGTCGTCCACGGCCTGCCGATCGGCCTTGGCTCCCACATTTCCGGCGAGGAGCGCCTGGACGCGCAGCTGGCGTCGGCGCTGATGGGCATTCAGTCCGTGAAGGGCGTCGAAATCGGCGATGGTTTCGAGGAAGCCCGGCGCCGCGGCACGCAGGCCCACGACGAGATGGTCCGCGTCGAGGGCGGCGCGGGCGTCGACCGGCTGACCAACCGCGCCGGCGGCCTCGAGGGCGGCATGACCAACGGCCAGCCGCTGGTCGTCCGCGCGGCGATGAAGCCGATCTCCACCGTTCCCCGCGCCCTGAAGACCGTGGACATGGAGTCCGGCAAGGCCGCCACCGCCATCCACCAGCGCTCCGACGTGTGCGCGGTGCCCGCCGGCGGCGTCGTCGCCGAAACGATGGTCGCGCTGACCCTGGCACGCGCGGTGACCGAGAAGTTCGGCGGAGATTCGCTGACGGAGCTGCGCCGCAACGTCGACGGCTACCTCGCCCAGGTCGCGGACCGTCTGGACTGGGAGTAG
- a CDS encoding M24 family metallopeptidase, which produces MSATEHATGPHTIDYVGRRARLAEQLDAVGCDAIVIDHPVHVRWLTGFTGSNGAVLVNADGSAMVSTDGRYTTQIGVQAPELELHVSRTCAVELAGRASAAGVGRLGFEAAHVSVAAMRRIGAALDSDGRTELVETADLVEKLRAVKDDAELDALREVAAIAVKAFEDLVASGAIAAGTTERAIAADLEHRMRLGGADGIAFDTIVASGPNSAKPHAGAEDRVLCDGDLITIDFGASKNGYHSDKTRTLVVGGSEAADDFAREIYSTVLRAQLAGIEAARPGTPLADVDRACREVIVAAGHGEYFVHSTGHGIGLDVHEAPFASSRSQETLATGMTLTIEPGIYVPGFGGVRIEDTVIVTDGEPEIITPLPKTV; this is translated from the coding sequence ATGAGCGCCACCGAGCACGCCACCGGCCCGCACACCATCGATTACGTCGGCCGCCGGGCGCGGCTGGCCGAGCAACTCGACGCCGTCGGCTGCGACGCCATCGTCATCGACCACCCGGTGCACGTGCGCTGGCTGACCGGCTTCACCGGCTCCAACGGCGCGGTGCTGGTCAACGCCGACGGTTCGGCGATGGTTTCGACCGACGGCCGCTACACCACCCAGATCGGGGTGCAGGCGCCGGAACTGGAGCTGCACGTCTCCCGCACCTGCGCCGTCGAACTCGCCGGCCGGGCCAGTGCGGCGGGCGTCGGCCGCCTCGGCTTCGAGGCCGCGCACGTCTCCGTCGCCGCCATGCGCCGCATCGGCGCGGCGCTGGATTCCGACGGGCGCACGGAGCTGGTGGAAACGGCCGACCTCGTCGAAAAGCTCCGTGCCGTCAAGGACGACGCCGAACTCGACGCGCTGCGCGAGGTCGCCGCCATCGCCGTGAAGGCGTTCGAGGACCTGGTCGCGTCCGGCGCGATCGCCGCCGGTACGACCGAGCGCGCCATCGCCGCGGACCTCGAGCACCGCATGCGGCTCGGCGGGGCGGACGGCATCGCGTTCGACACCATCGTCGCGTCCGGGCCGAACTCCGCGAAGCCCCACGCGGGCGCGGAGGACCGGGTGCTTTGCGACGGCGACCTGATCACCATCGACTTCGGGGCATCGAAGAACGGGTACCACTCCGACAAGACGCGCACGCTCGTCGTGGGCGGGTCCGAGGCCGCGGACGACTTCGCCCGCGAGATTTACTCGACCGTCCTGCGCGCGCAGCTCGCCGGAATCGAGGCCGCGCGGCCCGGCACGCCGCTGGCCGACGTGGACCGCGCGTGCCGCGAGGTCATCGTCGCCGCCGGGCACGGGGAGTACTTCGTCCACTCCACCGGCCACGGCATCGGCCTCGACGTCCACGAGGCTCCCTTCGCCTCCAGCCGATCGCAGGAGACCCTGGCCACGGGCATGACGCTGACCATCGAACCGGGCATCTACGTCCCCGGCTTCGGTGGCGTGCGCATCGAGGACACGGTGATCGTCACCGACGGCGAGCCGGAGATCATCACCCCGCTGCCGAAAACGGTCTGA
- a CDS encoding PPK2 family polyphosphate kinase encodes MGKKRKHRHFTLDDAEALKVGEGWRLSLVDADATPGLPNDGDGKEIAADLFDDHDEEIADLQERMYAASRSGDGTAPRIVIVLQGMDTAGKGGVVRHVLKGIDPQGVEVFTFGRPTEEENEHDFLYRARIRMPKPGRIGVWDRSHYEAVLVEKVKELTPLDEIEGRYDQIVAYEESLAAEGIHLIKVMLHIDRDEQYERLMDRLDRDDKHWKFDVGDIDDRALWDDYQDAYDIALRRTSTEANPWYCVPANHKWYSRLVVKGLLLDTLRGLELEWPRAEFDVEDARARLEATK; translated from the coding sequence ATGGGCAAGAAAAGAAAGCACCGCCACTTCACCCTGGACGACGCCGAAGCGCTGAAAGTCGGGGAGGGGTGGCGGCTTTCGCTTGTCGACGCCGACGCCACCCCGGGTCTGCCGAACGACGGGGATGGCAAGGAGATCGCGGCCGACCTCTTCGACGACCATGACGAGGAAATCGCCGACCTGCAGGAGCGGATGTACGCCGCGTCGCGCAGCGGGGACGGGACCGCGCCGAGGATCGTCATCGTGCTGCAGGGCATGGACACCGCCGGCAAAGGCGGCGTGGTGCGCCACGTGCTCAAGGGCATCGACCCGCAGGGCGTGGAAGTGTTCACCTTCGGGCGGCCGACCGAGGAGGAGAACGAGCACGACTTCCTGTACCGGGCGCGCATCCGCATGCCGAAGCCCGGGCGCATCGGCGTGTGGGACCGGTCGCACTACGAGGCCGTCCTGGTGGAGAAGGTCAAGGAACTGACCCCGCTCGATGAGATCGAGGGGAGGTACGACCAGATCGTCGCCTACGAGGAGAGCCTCGCCGCCGAGGGCATCCACCTGATCAAGGTGATGCTGCACATCGACCGCGACGAACAGTACGAGCGTCTGATGGACCGGCTCGACCGCGACGACAAGCACTGGAAGTTCGACGTCGGCGACATCGACGACCGCGCGCTGTGGGACGACTACCAGGACGCCTACGACATCGCGCTGCGCCGTACGTCGACCGAGGCCAACCCCTGGTACTGCGTGCCCGCCAACCACAAGTGGTACTCCAGGCTCGTGGTCAAGGGCCTGCTGCTGGATACGCTGCGCGGACTGGAGCTGGAATGGCCGCGGGCGGAGTTCGACGTGGAGGACGCGCGGGCCAGGCTCGAGGCGACGAAGTAG
- a CDS encoding shikimate dehydrogenase, with product MSRPAIAHRAAVLGDPVEHSRSPLIHNAGYAALGLDDWEYGRFRCTAEELPRIVGEADDSYAGFSVTMPGKFAALDFADEATDRARAIGSANTLVRTGGGWRADNTDCDGVAGALRELGAHRLPDGRAVLVGAGGTARPALWALAHAGVKRISAVARSERVYALEPLAAQLGVSFTWVPFTAPNLADVAGSADVLVSTVPSEALESYAGQLARAPKILDVIYDPWPTPLVRAAERNGHAALGGLTMLLHQALGQFEQFTGKRAPEAAMREAAFSG from the coding sequence ATGAGCCGCCCCGCGATCGCGCACCGCGCCGCCGTCCTCGGCGACCCTGTGGAGCATTCCCGGTCGCCGCTGATCCACAACGCGGGCTACGCGGCGCTGGGCCTCGACGATTGGGAGTACGGCCGTTTCCGCTGCACGGCGGAGGAGCTGCCGCGCATCGTCGGCGAGGCGGACGACTCCTACGCGGGTTTCTCGGTGACCATGCCGGGCAAGTTCGCGGCCCTGGATTTCGCGGACGAGGCCACCGACCGCGCCCGCGCCATCGGTTCGGCCAACACGCTGGTGCGCACCGGCGGCGGGTGGCGGGCCGACAACACCGATTGCGACGGCGTGGCCGGCGCGCTGCGGGAACTTGGCGCGCACCGGCTGCCGGACGGCCGGGCGGTGCTGGTCGGCGCGGGCGGCACCGCGCGGCCTGCGCTGTGGGCGCTGGCGCATGCCGGGGTCAAGCGCATTTCGGCGGTGGCCCGCTCCGAGCGGGTGTACGCGCTGGAGCCCCTGGCGGCGCAGCTCGGCGTGAGCTTCACGTGGGTGCCGTTCACGGCGCCGAATCTGGCGGACGTCGCAGGTTCTGCGGACGTCCTGGTCTCCACTGTGCCGTCGGAGGCTTTGGAGAGCTACGCGGGCCAGCTGGCCCGGGCGCCGAAGATCCTCGACGTCATCTACGACCCCTGGCCGACGCCGCTGGTCCGCGCCGCCGAGCGCAACGGCCACGCCGCGTTGGGCGGGCTGACCATGCTGCTGCACCAGGCCCTCGGCCAGTTCGAGCAGTTCACGGGCAAGCGGGCCCCCGAGGCCGCCATGCGAGAGGCCGCGTTTTCGGGTTGA
- the pyrR gene encoding bifunctional pyr operon transcriptional regulator/uracil phosphoribosyltransferase PyrR, with translation MSDNTNPATPAGGTSADTTELLNADEVGRTVARIAHQIIEKTALDGSSAPRVVLLGIPSGGVPLAERLAERIEEYSGVKPETGSLDITLFRDDLRNRPHRALQPTRIPDAGIDGTIVVLVDDVLFSGRTIRAALDALNDIGRPDIIQLAVLVDRGHRQLPIRADYVGKNLPTARHEDVRVLVEDIDGRDAVILSRAQVS, from the coding sequence ATGAGCGACAACACGAACCCGGCGACCCCGGCGGGCGGCACTTCCGCAGATACGACGGAACTGCTGAACGCGGACGAGGTCGGCCGGACCGTCGCGCGCATCGCGCACCAGATCATCGAGAAGACCGCTTTGGACGGATCGAGCGCGCCGAGGGTGGTGCTGCTGGGCATTCCGTCGGGCGGCGTGCCCCTGGCCGAGCGACTGGCCGAGCGCATCGAGGAATACTCCGGGGTGAAGCCGGAAACCGGTTCCCTGGACATCACGCTGTTCCGCGACGATCTGCGGAACCGCCCGCATCGCGCACTGCAGCCGACGCGGATCCCGGACGCCGGCATCGACGGCACCATCGTGGTGCTGGTCGACGACGTGCTGTTCTCGGGCCGCACCATCCGGGCCGCGCTGGACGCGCTGAACGACATCGGCCGCCCGGACATCATCCAGCTGGCGGTCCTCGTCGACCGGGGCCACCGCCAGCTGCCCATCCGCGCCGATTACGTGGGCAAGAACCTGCCGACGGCGCGGCACGAGGACGTCCGCGTCCTGGTGGAGGACATCGATGGCCGCGACGCGGTGATCCTGAGCCGGGCGCAGGTGTCGTGA